A segment of the Thermothielavioides terrestris NRRL 8126 chromosome 3, complete sequence genome:
CGTATGTACTGAGCCGAGGACCGCCCACAGGCCCCAGATGTCTccctcgtcggcgacgagTACTACCTGTACTACGCGGTCAGCACCTTCGGCTCGCAGAACTCGGCCATCGGCCTGGCCCGCTCGTCCAGCCTGGACGTGGGCACGTGGACCGACCTGGGCGCCACGGGCGTCGCCTCGGACCCGAGCAAGTCGTACAACGCCATCGACCCGAACCTGATCAGGGACGACGGGGGCAACTACTTCCTGACCTTTGGCAGCTTCTGGGGCGACATCCAGCGCGTGCGCATGACGCCGACCAAGGTGAACGGCGACGTCTACCAGGTCGCCTACGACCCGAACGACACGGCCATGGAAGGCGCCTACGTGTTCAAGTACGGGTCCTACTACTACCTGTTCTACTCCAAGGGCCAGTGCTGCGGCTACGACACGAacaagccggccgccggcaagGAGTACAAGATCATGGTGTGccgcagcacctcggccgtGGGGCCCTTCGTCGACAAGAACGGCGTGTCGTGCCGCAATGGCGGCGGGACGGTGGTGCTTGAGTCGCACGATTGGGTTTacggccccggcggccagggcgtgTACCAGGACCCAACCCACGGACCGGTCAGTTATCTTCGCCAAATCTCCCCCCTTTTAGTCGGTCTCCGTGCTGACGGCATGTTCTGTCTGCGCTTGTTCCAGGTTCTGTACTACCACTATGTTGACACCCGCATCGGTTACGCGGATGGCCAGAAGCAGTTTGGCTGGAACACGATCGACTTTTCCAGTGGCTGGCCAGTTGTCTGAGCCGGGAACTGGGCATTATTTCGAGACTGCTTTGGCAAGTAGACACCTATCATCGTGTGCCGTCTCAACCAGGAAGCGGGACGTGATGATAGGGCGTGGATAATTCTATCTAGGGGAGAGCGGGACATGAAATGTCTTCGATTACCCTGGCAGTAAAGAGGGACATACGATTGCAGCTCGAGGATGTGGCTCATAATCAAGTTTACCGCTTAGATCTGGGGCGAGATGTGTAGCGTCGTCATTGGTCACGCTCCCTTTGCAGCTTCGTTGACCAATACACACACGAGCAGTTGATCTTGCGAAGGCCGTGAAGCGTTGGTGGAAGCTACTCCTGgcagcaagcaagcaaggGAAAGACAAGGAGCTTCAACGGGGCTGTGGCCGTGGGTGGCCCTCGATGGTGCCATCTCTAGAAGACCGAGCCAGGTAGCCATAGAGACAAGCGAATCTGAGGCTCAAATGTCAGGGAATAATCGTTGTCTCTGCGCAGACTCACCGGGCTGAGCCCGTAGCGTGTGAGCGTCGTATCCACGTCAGGCATCCAACCTCTGAGCAGGCCCACCTTCCACATATTGGGTATCGTGCGAATCTCACGTCTGTTGACTTCCTGAGCGGATATCAACACTCGAGCGTCTGTATGGAAAATTTACCGCGATTGAATCGTTTGTAATTGAACCAGCGATCGCCGAAATAGCAATTGTACTGAGACACATCGCGGCCCTGTTTCGCATCGCTCTGCAAAAAATATCAATGTGCATGGCATCATCAGCATCCCCATCCACCAGGACGCTTGCATTAAACCATCCCCTCCGTGAACAACATGCCAGCAATGCTGGCTGAGGTCAGAGTCGAGAGGACACCGCAGCAGAAGGCCGAGATGGAGACCTTAACAACATCGCCAGAGCGGCGAGGGGAAATCTGCGAGAGCACACCGATCTGAATGCCGAGCGAGCCGATGTTGCCGAAACCCTATTCAACAAGAGATCAATGATCGATTCTCAAACTGCCGGAAGGTTTCCAAGCGAGGAGAGTTGACTCGGGGAGAATGGACTCACGCAGCAGGCATAGGTCGCAATCAGCCGCGAGCGAGGCGCCATGGCGAGATAGCGGGGGTCGCTGACCAAGGCCTTGAAGGCCGCGTACTCGTTGATGATGATCTTCTTGCCGATGAGCTCGCCCACAGGCAGCAGGTCGGCCTTCGGCACGCCCAGGAGCCAGGAGACGGGGTACAAAAGATAACCCAGGATGAGCTCCAGGGAGAGAGTCGGGCGCGGGGCCGAGAGGCCCCAGTACCCGCCCCACCAGCCCAGCAAGCCGTTGACCAGGCCGACAAGAGCGATGACCGTCAGCACGCAGGCGACGATGGTGGCACCGATCTTGAGGCCAAGCCAAGAACCGTTCGTAAAGGCGTGGAGCGCGTTGACCGtgcgctcgtcgtcggcgtgctTAGGCACCTCGACCTTGCCGGCCGTGAGGGGCGTCTCGGTCTCGGGATACCGCATCTTGGATACGGCCAGCGTGGCGGGGATCGACATGATGCAGCTCGACACGAGCGCCTGGGCGTTCAGGCCCATGCCGATGTAGGCCACCAGGACGGAACCGGCAATGGTGGCGAAGCCGCACGTCATGATCTGGTGGATCTCCGCCATGGTCAGGTAGTCCATGAACGGGCGGATGAGCATGGCGGActcgccctggccgatgaacggggtggcggcggcgacgacggcctcggcgcccgaCACGCGCAGGCtccagaagaagaagacggcAAACTTGGCAATGAACCACTGCAGGAAACCGATGTAGTAGAGCATCTGGACGAGCGCAATGAAGAAGATGATGGCCGGGACGACACCGGTCAAGAACCAGCCCCTGTTGGCcgtgtcgtcgtcggtcAAGAAGGCCAGGCCCTGGCCGGCGAAACCCAGCAGCTGGCGGGCCATGTCCGAGATGAACTTGAAGATGTCGTAGCCGGCCTTGGTGCGCAGCACgaagacggcgacgatgaaCTGCGTCAGCATGCCGCCGATCACGGTGTGCCACGGGATGATGCGCCAGTTGCGCGACGTGACGGTGAGAACGAAGAGCATGACGATGAAGCCGAAGATGGAGATGGCACGGTTCGCCCGCGTGTTGTCTCCCGTCTCCTCGGGGACGAGGCTTCCAATCAGGAAGACGGCGAGGGTGACGAGAGCGGCGATCGGCTTGCGCAACTTCGCCGGAACAGCGTCGTAGCCACGGCCGACCGTGTTGCCCCAGATCCACTGCGCCGGGCGCAGGACCACGGAGGTCGGGAAGTATAAGAAGAAGTTGCGCACGACCAGGGCGATGTAGATCAGGCTCGGGATCAGCCAACCTTTCCCATCGGTGTAGCGAAAGAAAACGAGGCCGTAAATCCACCATCTGCagcggccgaggccatcagCGGGACGGTCCACAAGCAAGCAGGGGCGCCAACGAGCACCACGCAAGTGTGACAAGCGGGTTGGGGGGCCACAGACGCGGTGAATAGTAAGAGCGTGACCAGCCAGGCCAGCTTCTTCCAATGCCGGCGCAGCCAGAGGACAGCCGGCCATTGTTCTCTCTCCGTCACGGGCCTGGCGTGCAACGAGCCCACCATCTCGCTCTGCTTTTCCGGGTCGAATGCGTACTGCTCGACCGGCAACGAGGCGTTCTTGGTATCCATGgcggacccggacccggacctagcaccggcggcgccgctgctgctagAGCTccgctgctcctgcgccgGGTGTCCCGTGTGCTGCTGGTGTGCCGGCACACTGGACTCGATGCTGTCTtggccggtgccggtgtGGGCGTGTTGCTCGTCGGAGGAAGCCATGCTGTGGCTTAAAGCGCGAGGTCACTGCCGAGTGCTGAAGCTGGGCCCTTGACACGTGCGTGTTGAAGGCACGGCCGATGGCGTTGAATCCGTGAACGGCGGAATGGGGGCCCCGTGAGAGCAGCGACGGCTCGAATCCAACCGATGCGCCGACCAGTGGACCAACGCGGTGACGGCGGAAGGGGGCGCACAGCCGGAACTTTATTTATCAAGGGCACCTGGCCTGGCAACTACACTAGGGCACAGTTCCCTCATCAGAGATAAGCCCTGGAGGCGGCACGGGAAGGAGCTTCCCGTGGCAGATAAGCCGGCGGCATGCGATGCGTTCCACGAACACCTGTGGGGTAATCATCATCTATTTTTTTCTCTGGCCTGACGGCCACACGATAATAGTGTATTCCGCATGTGGTACCTAACCAGGGATGTCCCACCGTCGCTTgcatgatgatgatgattgGGATGATAGGTGGTAGGGAGCACTCCGTTCGGTCTTACTGTGTACTTTCGGCGGGCCCCGTTTCGGCGCGTTGGTTGGGATCCGCGGGTCAGGGTGGGTCggtctcggcgtcgccgctcCCGAGTTGAACTGCTCTGCGCCGCCAATTGACCAATCATAACGGCCGTGCCCCGAACCTCGCGCGGAGGGAGGAGGTGCCTTCCATGTTGGCCACCGAGAACTGCCCACTCACCATTGACGGCGGGAGAATCGTCCGCTCGAGTGGCACGGGCGAAGAATCCCTTGGTGAGCTGCTGGGGTGCCACCTTCTTCTTTTGCCTAGTGCAACACAATCACTAACGCTGAGTTATCTTATCTAGGAAGTTGTGCATGCACCGTGTGGCAAACAAGAATAGTTGGAGATACAAGTCTCTGATTTGATGTCTTGGGAGATAACTACCTTATGAATAGCCCTGAGTCAACGCGCAGGACACTGTCTCGCTGTTGCTAGAAGAAGGGGCCAGGCGCAGTCCACTTGGTGCCTCATTGCCCGAATTTTCGACAGTTTTCATCGAACGCAAGGGCGGTTTGACAGAAAATTTTGGCCTCAACATTGAACATCCCACCTGCCAATTCCAGGAAGCTCTGAAAGTGGGGTCACGCACCCCGCAAACGCTAAACCCGCACAGTGAGGAAGCAGTCGCGGAATAACTGCGCTAAAACAAGGCGGAGACCATGACCCTTGAAATGGAGTCCCTGGGGCTTGCAACGAGGTGAAGTTGACAGAGGGGTTTGGGGCACGTGAGAATTTTGCACGAAAGAATTCTCACTTCACTACAGCAGTGGAGGCTAGGCAGAGCTAGGAAGGTACGCCGAAGTTATTTGACATCAGCTTCATGGCCGAGACTGAAGTTGGTCGCGTGCCTCGCTGGATTCGGCAAACTTTCTCCAATTTTCGGTCCCAGGCTCCCGGGACAGAAACTTGCACCTAGTATTGCAGACTCGGCAGGGCCCACACGATCTGAGCAAATTGCGGGAGGGTGTGGTGTCTCACGACTGCATGCATGCTCTGCATTGCCAAGTCCAGCCCGTGACCTCAGGCTGGCCTTCCGTGGCGCTGGGATATGGTGTCGCCTCAGGCGCAGTGGCTCGAGCAATCCATACCTTACATACCACACGGGAGTATCCGCAGCCACAGAGCAAGTCGCACCATCCCATCCCCTACTTCGGGCATTGGAGAGATCGGCGCCCTGGCCTCGGTGACGGCGCCTTCGGTGCGACCGGCGCGATACACCAAATATCAGGAGCGAGGCACGGCGGGATCCAGGGGTCCAGGCGGTCACGGTAATGTCCTCCAGGGGCAAATTATAGGATATTTGGCCAATGGCACGAGCTAAGTCAGCCTAGAGCCAGTATCGCCCCCAGATGTCGTACTCCTCCTTGGTCCCCCTAAACTTGAACTCCACGGGGACGATATCCTGGAAACCTTCCTCAATCCTGGGCTCCTTAAACCTCGACGCAAAGCCGGTGAAGGCGAGCTTGGGCAGCCCTTGTCGGCTTTCCGGGTTCAGCTACCAAACGCAAGATCAGCGGCGCGTCCGGGGGGAGGAACGTTGGCGGGCCAAACCAAACCTGCTTGTTCATAGATCGCACTGCGGCGTTGTGCTCGCACAGCTGAAGCGGCGTCTTGAACCAGAGACATCGAATAGGCACCTTGTGTTTGTGCGCGAGAGCGACCCACTGGGACCGGGTCTCGGTGTCGGCATTGGTATTGTCTTGCAGGGAGTCAGCTGGTGGAATTGCAAGCAGAGCCGAGCCGGAAAGCATACCGACAACAACCGAGTCCCCCGCATGGAGCaagtccgccgccgccttgaaACATTTATCCTTGCTACTTCGGAATCAGCGTCTGGCTTGAACCCGGGCAAAAGAGGGGAAGCTGACCTCTTCAAGATGTCCTGGTTGACCCTCTCATAACCCAAAGGCTTCAAGTATTTCCAGTAAAACGTGCTCTTGCCAGCTCCGGGCGGACCGACGAACAGGACAATATCCTTGTCGTTTGCCTTCGTAAGGCCGGCGCTGTCTTCACCGTCCTGCTCGACAAAGGGGAAATTGGCCAGGTCGAAATCTCTCGCAAATTCGCGCGGTTGCTCTCCCAGAAAGAATTCCTCCGGAGTTTGGAACTTGATGCCAATGTTGTGGGCAAAGTTTCGGTCTGAGCAGCTGAAGTCCTTTGGAGCGGTGTTGCCGGCTTTCAGCTCGGCAATCCGGCCGCCCGCGTCGCCAACGAACACGCTATTCTCATGGTCGATGTCCGACTCGGCAAGGTCGTAATCATCCTTCATCTCCGTCCACATGCCTGGTCGCGGCTTGCGGTAGATGTCTTGCCCCGTTGCGGCGTACAGCGTGATCGGGATACCCAGTTGGCTCAGCACGGCGTTGCATTTCTGCTTGAACGCAGGAACCCGATTCTTGGAGTTCTTGggcgccttcgccttggGATCCGGGTGGAGCACCAGACCACCTTGGTTCGTAAAGATGACCACTTGATACCTGGTATCCAAGAATCCgtcagcaggccggcgagacAAGGGCAATATGATCAACGCACCCCTCCTCATTGtacagctgctgcaggcgccCTGGAACACAGTGATGCCACCACTTCCAGTCAGCCGGATCGTCTGCGTGGCGCTTGCCTGATGCTGTTGTGATCAGGGTCGAGTCCTGGATCCCGTATAAGCCACTGCACCGCGCCACGGAGAGGGCGGATGTACCAGATCGAACGCAGCAATCTTGGACCGTTTCCTTGCTGTCTCGGGAGGGCCGGAGCC
Coding sequences within it:
- a CDS encoding glycoside hydrolase family 43 protein (CAZy_ID 269742) codes for the protein MVKLTDLSGAALLPSLASAYALPGACSGTCTNTHDPSIIRRADGTYFRFSTGGKIAVHTAPDLTGPWTYRGAVLPNGSSINLAGNDDLWAPDVSLVGDEYYLYYAVSTFGSQNSAIGLARSSSLDVGTWTDLGATGVASDPSKSYNAIDPNLIRDDGGNYFLTFGSFWGDIQRVRMTPTKVNGDVYQVAYDPNDTAMEGAYVFKYGSYYYLFYSKGQCCGYDTNKPAAGKEYKIMVCRSTSAVGPFVDKNGVSCRNGGGTVVLESHDWVYGPGGQGVYQDPTHGPVLYYHYVDTRIGYADGQKQFGWNTIDFSSGWPVV